In a genomic window of Alteromonas gilva:
- a CDS encoding acetate--CoA ligase — MSYRSEYQRSIEQPARFWAEQANALPWYKFPQDILTQDNEGNYHWFEDGEMNTAYMAVDYHVDNGRGNQPAIIYDSPVTNAKSVLTYKQLQQQVALFAGVLKARGVTKGDRVVVYMPMINEAVIAMLAVARLGAIHSVVFGGFAPHELAVRIEDAAPKVIVTASCGIEVAKVIEYKPLVDEAIALSAHKPDCCIVLQRPQARAEMHSTIDVDWTTAMADARPAGCVAVKGTDPLYILYTSGTTGKPKGVVRENGGHAVALKYSMSAVYNMQPGDVFWAASDVGWVVGHSYIVYGPLLHGCTTVIYEGKPVRTPDAGAFWRMVEEYKVKALFAAPTAFRAIRKEDPQASELNKYDISSLSTIFMAGERLDPPTYLWTAEKTAKSIVDHWWQTETGWAICANPMGIEEMPAKPGSSTFPTPGFNVKILDPRGNELPPGHQGAVAIKLPMPPGCLATIWGDFERFKSGYLKDFPGYYCSGDGGYIDDDGYVYIMGRTDDVINVAGHRLSTGEMEEIIAAHDAIAECTVIGVHCPLKGQTPVGLVLLKDGVAIDEDTLQAELIAMVRKEIGPIACFNRAVVVPRLPKTRSGKILRKLLRQIAANQEVAVPSTIDDPGSVAEIEAIMQAQGLVNDIATETQ; from the coding sequence ATGTCATACCGATCAGAATATCAGCGTTCTATTGAACAGCCCGCCCGGTTTTGGGCGGAGCAAGCCAACGCGCTTCCCTGGTATAAATTCCCGCAAGACATACTCACGCAGGATAACGAGGGCAATTATCATTGGTTTGAAGATGGTGAAATGAATACCGCTTACATGGCGGTTGATTATCATGTCGACAATGGCCGTGGCAACCAGCCTGCTATTATTTATGATTCTCCGGTCACTAATGCCAAATCAGTATTAACCTATAAACAGTTGCAGCAACAGGTCGCGCTTTTTGCGGGTGTATTAAAAGCCCGCGGAGTTACTAAAGGCGATCGGGTTGTTGTGTATATGCCGATGATCAATGAAGCTGTTATCGCAATGCTGGCGGTGGCTCGCCTCGGTGCTATTCACTCGGTTGTGTTCGGTGGCTTCGCACCCCACGAGTTGGCGGTCAGAATCGAAGATGCTGCGCCGAAAGTGATTGTCACAGCGTCTTGTGGTATCGAGGTTGCAAAAGTCATTGAGTACAAACCCTTAGTTGACGAGGCCATTGCGTTATCTGCGCACAAACCTGATTGCTGTATCGTACTGCAACGACCACAGGCCAGAGCAGAGATGCACTCCACCATTGATGTAGACTGGACTACCGCCATGGCTGACGCCAGGCCCGCAGGGTGTGTTGCAGTAAAAGGTACTGACCCACTGTATATCCTTTATACGTCGGGCACTACCGGCAAACCCAAAGGGGTAGTGCGGGAAAATGGCGGTCATGCGGTTGCATTAAAATATTCCATGTCGGCGGTTTACAATATGCAGCCTGGTGATGTGTTCTGGGCGGCTTCTGATGTGGGCTGGGTGGTGGGGCACTCTTATATTGTATACGGGCCGCTATTGCATGGTTGTACAACCGTCATATACGAAGGTAAGCCGGTACGCACGCCGGATGCCGGTGCGTTTTGGCGGATGGTAGAAGAATACAAGGTTAAAGCGTTGTTTGCTGCGCCAACCGCATTTCGGGCAATCCGTAAAGAAGATCCACAGGCCAGCGAGCTGAATAAATACGATATCTCATCGCTCAGCACCATTTTTATGGCCGGCGAACGGCTCGATCCGCCGACCTATTTATGGACCGCCGAAAAGACCGCCAAGTCCATTGTGGATCATTGGTGGCAAACTGAAACGGGCTGGGCAATTTGCGCTAATCCGATGGGAATAGAGGAAATGCCGGCAAAACCGGGGTCGTCGACCTTCCCGACCCCCGGTTTCAACGTAAAAATACTTGATCCCCGCGGCAATGAATTACCGCCCGGCCATCAGGGGGCAGTAGCGATAAAATTACCTATGCCGCCGGGTTGCCTGGCCACCATATGGGGCGACTTTGAGCGTTTTAAGTCTGGTTATCTGAAAGACTTTCCGGGTTATTACTGCTCAGGGGATGGTGGCTATATAGATGATGATGGCTATGTTTACATTATGGGGCGTACAGACGATGTCATTAACGTCGCTGGCCATCGCTTATCAACCGGTGAAATGGAAGAGATTATCGCGGCTCATGATGCTATCGCCGAGTGCACTGTTATTGGTGTTCATTGTCCGCTGAAAGGGCAGACTCCGGTAGGGTTGGTATTATTAAAAGACGGTGTCGCGATAGACGAAGACACATTGCAGGCAGAACTGATTGCCATGGTGCGCAAAGAAATTGGCCCGATTGCCTGTTTTAACCGTGCTGTGGTGGTTCCCCGGCTACCCAAAACCCGCTCGGGAAAAATTTTACGTAAACTGCTCAGGCAAATTGCAGCCAATCAGGAAGTGGCAGTGCCATCGACCATTGATGATCCTGGCAGTGTGGCCGAAATTGAGGCGATTATGCAGGCGCAGGGATTGGTAAACGACATTGCCACTGAGACGCAATAA
- the dnaJ gene encoding molecular chaperone DnaJ, with amino-acid sequence MSKRDYYEVLGVDKSAGEREIKKAYKKLAMKYHPDRTQGDKDLEVKFKEIQEAYEVLTNDQKRAAYDQYGHAGVDPNRGGAGFGGGSADFGDIFGDVFGDIFGGGRGRQSRARQGADLRYNLEMSLEEAVRGKDVEIRVPTLVACDGCHGSGAKKGSSPKTCPTCHGQGQVQMRQGFFAVQQTCPTCSGRGKIISDPCNECHGQGRTEQTKTLSVKVPAGVDTGDRIRLSGEGEAGENGAPAGDLYVQVHVRDHDIFTRDGNNLYCEVPLSFTTAALGGELQVPTLDGKVKLKVNPETQTGRMFRLRGKGVKSVRSGAVGDLMCKVVVETPVNLSSKQKDLLRELDESMGKGTDAAKHRPKEQGFFDGVKKFFDDLTN; translated from the coding sequence ATGTCGAAACGAGATTACTACGAAGTGCTTGGCGTAGACAAAAGTGCCGGTGAGCGCGAAATTAAAAAAGCATACAAAAAACTGGCTATGAAATACCACCCTGACCGTACGCAGGGCGATAAAGATCTGGAAGTGAAGTTTAAGGAAATTCAGGAAGCCTATGAAGTGCTGACGAATGACCAAAAACGGGCTGCTTACGATCAATATGGTCATGCCGGCGTTGATCCAAATCGCGGTGGTGCCGGCTTTGGTGGCGGTAGTGCTGACTTTGGTGACATCTTTGGTGACGTCTTCGGTGACATCTTTGGTGGTGGTCGCGGGCGACAGTCCCGGGCACGTCAGGGCGCTGATTTGCGCTACAACCTGGAAATGTCGCTGGAAGAAGCGGTACGTGGTAAAGACGTTGAAATTCGCGTCCCCACACTGGTGGCGTGCGATGGCTGTCATGGCTCTGGTGCCAAGAAAGGTTCAAGTCCGAAAACCTGTCCAACTTGTCATGGCCAGGGTCAGGTGCAAATGCGCCAGGGTTTTTTTGCGGTTCAGCAAACGTGCCCGACGTGTTCTGGTCGCGGCAAGATTATCAGCGATCCCTGTAATGAATGTCATGGGCAGGGCCGCACCGAGCAAACCAAAACCTTATCGGTTAAAGTGCCGGCAGGCGTTGATACCGGCGATCGTATTCGCTTAAGCGGCGAAGGTGAAGCCGGTGAAAATGGCGCGCCAGCAGGCGATTTGTACGTGCAGGTGCATGTGCGTGATCACGATATCTTCACTCGTGACGGTAACAACCTGTATTGTGAAGTGCCTTTAAGCTTTACCACGGCGGCGCTCGGCGGTGAACTGCAGGTGCCTACCTTAGACGGTAAAGTAAAGCTGAAAGTGAACCCTGAAACCCAGACAGGACGTATGTTCCGTTTACGGGGTAAAGGGGTAAAATCAGTGCGTAGTGGTGCGGTCGGCGACTTAATGTGTAAAGTCGTTGTGGAAACGCCAGTGAACCTGTCGTCGAAACAAAAAGACTTACTGCGTGAACTGGACGAATCGATGGGCAAAGGCACCGATGCGGCCAAGCACCGTCCCAAGGAGCAGGGCTTTTTTGACGGCGTTAAGAAGTTCTTTGACGACCTGACGAACTAG
- a CDS encoding putative bifunctional diguanylate cyclase/phosphodiesterase encodes MEDQSFNRPNALAKLSGFNFRTIAGQATQISGCCGIAVIGLDTAYRADNVMFYQLNGKAIPVESVELEIPDYDYLSLATMEVSKLVFDGNALHNNFHCIAKQLYIPDGLPVACIVMMCEQSSKLSTLCEPALEIACQRISLVIEKAQDHACPVISTNALLNQKLELLNEIGSISKTGGWEVDLASGALTWTDEMFLLYGLPIGAPIDLEASLSYFAPETKADIRAGVNNVIIAGGEYCLEGALNRADGSTIRVKATCKPRYAGNKVTHIYGALEDVTEQYRLLETEYNHAAYLTAILDNLNDAVVTIDTNGIIITANSTMSTIFGFEADEIVGENVSILMPEPYAKYHDEFIAHYLETGRAKIIGVGRELPGLHKSGRVFPIELSLSEVIQDGQRQFIGIVKDITERKKAMEEIYHAAYFDALTALPNMRSFEIDLAKVLKQASSHFKVLDIYCCLIDMDNFTQYNLSFGKNVGDKILLTIAERLTNVVSQGLKVYRGIGDNFLILSTAPIGSDQQSHDNINMLEYALNKAIKEPVVTADLSHAVTAAISSCRLEASKASYEKINGILSFANKRAKKQGVGSLLTLDKSAFEDYNRYNTISHSFQNALQNDEFYLMLQPQLDAQNRVVGSEALIRWEHPELGFISPAEFIPIAEESDAIIDISNWVLNDVCRLIKRCRELNQSTRIAVNISGRHIVRADFPDTLQKLVGDWQVAPQDLMLEITETTLVSSIDLVRERMEELGQLGFSFSIDDFGTGYSSLSYLKELPISELKIDRYFVDEITYKDDDVPIVNSIIDLAQALKVSNVAEGIENDFQRDYLLSRGCQFFQGYYFSRPLPEKAWLDYIHGSVLAPRQHV; translated from the coding sequence ATGGAAGACCAGAGTTTTAACCGGCCGAATGCATTGGCCAAATTATCAGGATTCAACTTTCGCACAATCGCCGGGCAGGCAACGCAAATCTCAGGATGTTGCGGCATTGCAGTGATTGGGCTCGACACTGCGTATCGCGCTGACAACGTGATGTTTTATCAGCTCAATGGCAAGGCGATACCGGTTGAAAGTGTAGAGCTTGAAATACCGGACTATGATTACCTTAGTTTGGCAACTATGGAAGTGAGTAAATTAGTCTTCGATGGAAATGCTTTGCATAATAATTTCCACTGCATTGCTAAACAGCTTTATATACCCGATGGATTACCGGTTGCTTGCATTGTGATGATGTGTGAGCAGAGTTCGAAGCTTTCGACCTTATGTGAACCTGCTCTTGAGATTGCCTGTCAGCGTATATCGCTGGTTATCGAAAAAGCCCAGGATCATGCCTGTCCTGTTATCAGCACCAACGCCCTGCTTAATCAAAAGCTGGAACTACTCAACGAAATAGGCTCTATCTCTAAAACCGGCGGTTGGGAAGTTGACCTGGCGAGCGGTGCGCTCACCTGGACTGATGAAATGTTTCTGCTTTACGGTCTGCCCATTGGTGCACCCATAGACTTAGAAGCCTCGTTATCTTATTTTGCGCCGGAGACCAAAGCCGATATACGCGCAGGCGTTAACAACGTTATTATCGCGGGCGGAGAGTATTGTCTTGAGGGGGCTCTAAATCGCGCTGATGGCAGCACAATCCGGGTGAAAGCAACCTGCAAACCCCGTTACGCGGGAAACAAGGTTACCCATATTTACGGCGCATTGGAGGATGTTACTGAACAATACCGGTTACTTGAAACCGAGTACAATCATGCTGCCTACCTGACTGCTATTCTTGATAATTTAAATGACGCTGTGGTGACTATCGACACCAATGGCATTATCATTACCGCAAACAGCACAATGTCGACAATCTTTGGTTTCGAAGCTGATGAGATAGTGGGTGAAAATGTCAGCATTTTAATGCCTGAGCCTTACGCGAAATATCATGATGAGTTTATTGCACATTATCTGGAAACTGGCCGCGCAAAAATAATTGGTGTGGGTCGCGAGTTACCGGGATTGCACAAATCAGGGCGGGTATTTCCCATTGAATTGTCTCTCTCTGAGGTTATTCAGGATGGTCAGCGTCAGTTTATTGGTATTGTAAAAGATATCACTGAGCGCAAGAAAGCCATGGAAGAAATTTACCATGCGGCATATTTTGACGCGCTGACCGCATTACCTAATATGCGCTCATTTGAGATTGATTTGGCAAAAGTGCTCAAACAAGCCTCGTCGCACTTTAAGGTACTGGATATATATTGTTGCCTTATAGACATGGATAATTTTACGCAGTACAACCTGAGTTTTGGTAAGAATGTGGGCGATAAAATTTTGCTGACTATCGCCGAGCGCTTAACCAATGTGGTTTCCCAGGGGCTAAAGGTGTACAGGGGCATTGGTGATAACTTTTTAATTTTGTCTACGGCTCCCATCGGTAGCGACCAGCAAAGTCACGATAACATCAACATGCTGGAGTATGCGTTAAACAAAGCAATCAAGGAACCTGTTGTCACCGCTGACTTAAGTCACGCTGTGACTGCGGCAATATCTTCCTGTCGCCTGGAGGCGTCAAAAGCCAGCTACGAAAAAATTAACGGGATATTGTCGTTTGCCAATAAACGCGCTAAAAAACAAGGTGTTGGGAGTCTTTTGACACTGGATAAAAGTGCGTTTGAAGACTATAACCGGTACAATACGATAAGTCATTCCTTTCAAAATGCCCTGCAGAACGATGAGTTTTATTTAATGCTGCAACCCCAGTTAGATGCGCAAAATCGTGTTGTTGGGTCAGAAGCTCTGATCCGCTGGGAGCACCCTGAACTGGGCTTTATCAGCCCGGCTGAGTTTATTCCGATTGCCGAAGAAAGCGATGCCATTATCGATATTAGTAACTGGGTATTGAATGATGTCTGTCGCCTGATAAAACGATGCCGGGAGCTCAACCAGTCAACTCGTATTGCGGTAAATATCAGTGGTCGCCATATTGTACGTGCTGATTTTCCTGATACCTTGCAAAAACTGGTCGGGGATTGGCAGGTGGCACCCCAGGACTTAATGCTTGAAATTACCGAAACTACGCTGGTCTCCAGTATTGATTTGGTTCGTGAACGGATGGAAGAGCTGGGTCAGCTGGGCTTTTCATTTTCGATTGATGACTTTGGTACCGGCTATTCAAGTTTGAGTTACCTTAAAGAACTTCCCATTTCAGAGCTTAAAATTGACCGCTACTTTGTGGACGAAATTACTTACAAAGACGACGATGTGCCTATCGTCAATTCGATTATCGATTTAGCCCAGGCGCTAAAGGTAAGCAATGTGGCAGAGGGCATCGAAAACGACTTTCAACGTGATTATCTGTTAAGCCGGGGCTGTCAGTTTTTTCAGGGGTACTATTTTTCCAGACCATTACCCGAAAAGGCCTGGCTGGACTACATTCACGGAAGCGTTCTGGCACCACGTCAGCACGTCTGA
- a CDS encoding DUF3392 family protein — MLSSVTVPISQLLADYFTEMSLMLMATLLVVYGDIINRQFKRSLSGLHFIIRSSLFVLLCAFGYGALTLYGAPLLHHMFNFIAYEYRGVAYIAAFIGLGIAAERRRYI, encoded by the coding sequence ATGTTGTCGTCGGTGACCGTTCCAATAAGCCAGCTCCTGGCGGATTATTTTACTGAAATGAGCTTAATGCTTATGGCCACGCTGTTAGTCGTATACGGCGATATCATTAACCGCCAGTTCAAACGAAGCTTAAGCGGATTGCATTTTATTATACGCAGCAGCCTGTTTGTTTTACTTTGCGCCTTCGGGTACGGCGCCCTGACGCTCTATGGTGCGCCGCTGTTACATCATATGTTTAACTTTATTGCTTACGAGTACCGGGGTGTAGCGTATATTGCTGCGTTTATAGGGCTGGGCATTGCTGCTGAGCGAAGACGTTATATTTAG
- the dapB gene encoding 4-hydroxy-tetrahydrodipicolinate reductase yields MKVGLFGANGRMGRVLIEALNENNDATLSVATVRDDSPLVGIDVGELAGIGKLGTPCSGLSLISPDEVDVMIDFTLPAAFESNLAWCVAHNKPVVIGTTGLSAQQLDSLAAAAEKIPVVFAANYSVGVNLMLSLVKQAARALGKTADIEILEAHHRFKQDAPSGTAMAIGEAIAGELGRDLSECAVYGREGKTPPRDHNTIGFATVRAGDVVGEHTALFADIGERLEITHKASSRLTFARGAVHAAIWLSGRGAGQYGMHDVLSLEH; encoded by the coding sequence ATGAAAGTAGGTCTTTTTGGTGCCAATGGCCGTATGGGGCGTGTATTAATTGAAGCGCTCAATGAAAATAATGATGCAACCTTAAGTGTGGCCACGGTTCGTGATGACTCGCCACTGGTGGGCATTGATGTCGGTGAACTGGCCGGAATTGGTAAGCTTGGGACGCCTTGCTCCGGGTTATCATTGATCAGCCCTGATGAGGTTGATGTGATGATTGACTTTACCTTGCCCGCTGCATTTGAAAGTAATCTTGCCTGGTGTGTGGCCCATAACAAGCCGGTGGTAATTGGCACTACCGGTTTGTCAGCACAGCAGCTTGACTCTCTGGCCGCGGCCGCAGAGAAAATCCCCGTGGTGTTTGCTGCCAACTATAGCGTGGGGGTAAACCTGATGCTTTCATTAGTAAAACAAGCCGCCAGAGCCCTGGGCAAAACCGCTGATATAGAGATACTCGAAGCCCATCACCGCTTTAAGCAGGATGCGCCATCGGGCACAGCCATGGCCATAGGCGAAGCCATTGCCGGTGAGTTAGGCCGCGATTTATCTGAGTGCGCCGTATATGGCCGGGAAGGCAAAACGCCGCCACGGGATCACAACACCATTGGCTTTGCGACGGTGCGAGCCGGTGATGTGGTAGGAGAGCATACCGCGCTGTTTGCCGACATTGGTGAACGTTTGGAAATTACCCATAAGGCCTCCAGCCGTCTCACCTTTGCCCGCGGTGCTGTTCATGCTGCCATATGGTTGTCAGGCCGGGGCGCGGGGCAGTATGGTATGCACGATGTGCTGTCTTTAGAGCACTAA
- a CDS encoding NADAR family protein gives MFQHNTQMENAYRFSRFDMDNPLSSCSQHPIVLEDQNWTTCEHYVQARLLRSPAQAKKVEQMTSGEQAVAFAAPWYRRKVTDYKKLAPVLMTRALYTKVQMYEEVREALLAIETPLIIESSQYDYFWGIGRDQRGENHLGKIWLNIREKITTSDIRKPEA, from the coding sequence TTGTTTCAACATAATACACAGATGGAAAACGCCTACCGTTTTTCTCGATTCGATATGGATAACCCGCTTTCCAGTTGTAGTCAGCATCCAATTGTTCTGGAGGATCAAAACTGGACGACCTGCGAGCATTACGTGCAGGCCAGACTATTACGCTCACCGGCGCAGGCAAAAAAAGTGGAGCAAATGACGAGCGGCGAACAAGCTGTTGCGTTTGCCGCTCCCTGGTACCGCCGCAAAGTAACCGACTACAAAAAGCTGGCACCTGTTCTTATGACGCGTGCCCTGTACACCAAAGTACAAATGTACGAAGAAGTCAGGGAAGCCTTACTGGCAATTGAAACGCCATTAATTATCGAAAGTTCACAATACGACTATTTTTGGGGCATTGGTCGTGACCAGCGAGGCGAAAACCACCTTGGTAAAATCTGGTTGAATATCAGAGAAAAAATTACAACATCAGATATTCGCAAACCAGAGGCCTGA
- a CDS encoding cytochrome b/b6 domain-containing protein — protein sequence MEKRLIWDIPTRLFHWLLVACILAQYLTAEVFDAIDWHFKIGYFTLGLIFFRLMWGFAGPTYARFSQFLHGPGTVLTYAKTLPSRHSPEHAGHNPMGGWMVMVLLGLVALQGISGLFIGDDIINNGPYYDAVSDATRDTMNAIHHTAFNVLLAAIALHVAAVVFYVRYKKQLLIAAMLHGKKPTAEPGISSSRLLLALILIIAVISLMYYAIEIAPPAPAVDADMYY from the coding sequence ATGGAAAAACGACTAATCTGGGATATTCCCACCCGCCTGTTCCACTGGTTACTGGTGGCCTGCATACTCGCGCAGTATTTAACGGCTGAGGTGTTCGATGCCATAGACTGGCATTTTAAAATTGGCTATTTCACACTGGGGCTGATTTTTTTTCGCTTAATGTGGGGATTTGCCGGCCCAACCTATGCCCGTTTTAGTCAGTTTTTGCATGGCCCGGGGACTGTTTTAACATATGCAAAAACACTTCCCAGCCGACACTCACCTGAACATGCCGGCCACAACCCAATGGGTGGCTGGATGGTAATGGTATTGCTGGGCCTGGTAGCATTGCAGGGGATCAGCGGCTTATTTATCGGTGACGATATTATTAATAACGGCCCTTACTATGACGCTGTATCAGACGCCACCCGCGACACCATGAATGCCATTCACCACACTGCCTTTAACGTTCTGCTCGCGGCCATTGCGCTGCATGTTGCCGCCGTAGTGTTTTATGTTCGCTATAAAAAGCAGCTACTGATAGCCGCTATGCTGCATGGTAAAAAGCCTACTGCTGAGCCAGGCATTTCATCTTCGAGACTATTGCTGGCACTCATTCTGATCATCGCAGTTATCAGCCTGATGTATTATGCAATAGAAATTGCGCCGCCTGCACCGGCAGTGGATGCTGATATGTACTACTGA
- the carA gene encoding glutamine-hydrolyzing carbamoyl-phosphate synthase small subunit: MANSALLVLEDGSVFKGTAIGAQGVSVGEVVFNTSMTGYQEILTDPSYAEQIVTLTYPHIGNTGTNQEDVESDKIWSKGLVIRDLPLVASNFRNEQTLSEYLKANNIVGIADIDTRRLTRILRDKGAQNGCIVCTDALDEAAALENAKAFPGLKGMDLAKVVSTTEISEWNSGVWELGGGYKAGADFKYHVVAYDYGAKHNILRMLVDRGCKLTLVPAQTSAEDVLAMKPDGVFLSNGPGDPEPCDYAIEAIKTIVDTNLPVFGICLGHQLLALASGAKTVKMKFGHHGANHPVKDLERDVVMITSQNHGFAVDEDNLPDNLKVTHVSLFDKSLQGIHRTDKPAFSFQGHPEASPGPHDAAALFDHFIDLIEQSKQ; encoded by the coding sequence TTGGCTAATTCCGCCCTTTTGGTGTTAGAGGATGGTTCTGTGTTTAAGGGTACTGCTATCGGTGCCCAAGGCGTGTCAGTTGGTGAAGTAGTATTTAATACTTCTATGACAGGCTATCAGGAAATTCTTACTGACCCTTCGTATGCTGAACAAATTGTTACCCTGACTTATCCCCACATTGGCAATACCGGTACTAACCAGGAAGATGTTGAATCTGATAAAATCTGGTCTAAAGGACTGGTGATTAGAGATCTTCCCCTCGTTGCCAGTAATTTTCGAAACGAACAAACACTGTCTGAATATCTTAAAGCCAACAACATTGTTGGCATTGCCGATATAGACACGCGCAGACTGACCCGTATTCTGCGTGATAAAGGCGCTCAAAACGGTTGTATCGTCTGTACTGATGCACTGGATGAAGCCGCCGCGCTGGAGAATGCTAAAGCGTTCCCTGGTCTCAAAGGAATGGATTTAGCCAAAGTGGTTTCTACCACAGAAATCAGCGAGTGGAACAGCGGCGTGTGGGAGCTCGGCGGTGGCTATAAAGCCGGTGCAGATTTCAAATATCATGTGGTTGCCTACGATTACGGTGCCAAGCACAATATTTTGCGTATGTTAGTGGACCGCGGCTGCAAGCTGACCTTGGTGCCAGCGCAAACGTCAGCCGAAGACGTGTTGGCGATGAAACCTGATGGGGTTTTCCTGTCGAATGGACCGGGCGATCCTGAGCCATGTGACTACGCTATTGAAGCGATAAAAACCATTGTTGATACCAATTTACCCGTGTTCGGTATTTGCTTAGGGCATCAGCTGTTAGCGCTGGCCAGTGGTGCTAAAACGGTAAAAATGAAATTTGGTCACCATGGTGCTAACCACCCGGTGAAAGATCTTGAGCGTGATGTGGTAATGATCACCAGCCAAAACCACGGTTTTGCGGTTGATGAAGATAACTTACCCGATAACCTCAAGGTAACGCATGTTTCCTTGTTTGATAAATCCCTGCAGGGCATTCATCGTACTGACAAGCCGGCGTTTAGCTTCCAGGGACACCCTGAAGCGAGCCCGGGACCGCACGATGCAG
- a CDS encoding c-type cytochrome, with protein MKTVKVLTAAMIALGLSTVTHAASVATSEKQAEAAVEYRQSLYQLVKSNASPMFGMAKGALPYDAAVMKTNATRLEQLADMMADYLLVDTTQFDVSTDALPALFTNEADVLAKIADFKQAASGIKAAAMSGDESRYKNAIGALGGSCKSCHDDYKD; from the coding sequence ATGAAAACAGTAAAGGTACTTACAGCAGCGATGATCGCGCTGGGGCTATCGACGGTAACCCATGCTGCTTCTGTGGCGACATCAGAAAAACAGGCTGAAGCTGCCGTGGAATATCGTCAGTCGTTGTATCAACTGGTCAAAAGTAATGCATCACCGATGTTTGGTATGGCCAAAGGGGCGTTACCCTATGATGCCGCAGTGATGAAGACCAACGCCACCCGGTTAGAGCAATTGGCTGATATGATGGCAGATTACCTGCTGGTGGATACCACCCAGTTTGATGTCAGCACCGATGCGTTACCTGCGTTGTTTACCAACGAAGCCGATGTATTGGCAAAGATTGCGGATTTTAAACAAGCGGCCAGTGGTATAAAGGCCGCCGCTATGTCGGGTGATGAAAGCCGTTATAAAAATGCAATTGGAGCCTTGGGGGGCTCGTGTAAATCATGTCATGATGATTACAAAGACTAA